In Streptococcus dysgalactiae subsp. dysgalactiae, the following are encoded in one genomic region:
- a CDS encoding alpha-amylase family glycosyl hydrolase: MVNSKRRKITVASLVTGVMLGVAGLGWLWSQRTQQVEMKDGAILHAWCWSFNTIKDNLPAIKKAGYTSIQTSPINQVIEGEHGSKVLTNWYYHYQPTDYTIGNYQLGTEAEFKALTKEADKYGLHIIVDAVVNHTTSEVAAVSPKIKSLGEWTHGNEGIKDFGDRYQLTQKSLLGLYDLNTQNKAVQEYLLAYLKRAVADGADGFRYDAAKHIELPKEYGSDFWSVILNNGAQFQYGEILQGSTSKEADYAKLMGVTASDYGEFIRNSLRQEEAYAEDLMDFQAPGVPEDRLVTWVETHDTYANDNGESTNLTDQDITLGWSLIASRKEGAPLFYSRPVGGGGQNDRFPGQSEIGDAGSDLFKNKSIVAINHFRNTMNGREEYLHNIGDDQGLVMIERGGKGAIITNLASENKTFSTSTKLADGSYKDAVSGKIYKVSGKTLKGKLPKKSVLVLLPV; this comes from the coding sequence ATGGTTAACTCAAAACGAAGGAAAATAACCGTTGCCTCGTTAGTAACAGGCGTGATGTTGGGGGTAGCTGGTTTAGGTTGGCTTTGGTCGCAGCGCACCCAACAGGTTGAAATGAAAGATGGAGCCATTTTGCACGCATGGTGTTGGTCTTTTAATACCATTAAAGATAACTTACCAGCTATTAAGAAAGCTGGCTATACCAGCATCCAAACTTCTCCTATTAATCAAGTTATCGAGGGAGAACATGGTAGTAAGGTATTAACGAATTGGTATTATCATTATCAACCGACAGATTATACAATCGGCAATTATCAGTTGGGAACGGAGGCAGAATTTAAAGCTTTGACCAAAGAGGCTGATAAGTATGGTCTTCATATTATTGTGGATGCGGTGGTTAACCATACAACTTCAGAAGTAGCAGCTGTTAGCCCTAAGATAAAATCTTTAGGGGAATGGACCCATGGAAATGAAGGCATTAAAGATTTTGGAGATCGCTATCAGCTGACTCAAAAGTCTCTGTTGGGCCTATATGATCTTAATACTCAAAATAAAGCTGTTCAAGAATATCTCCTTGCTTATCTCAAACGTGCAGTAGCAGATGGGGCGGACGGGTTTAGGTATGATGCAGCAAAACACATCGAATTGCCTAAAGAGTATGGTAGTGATTTTTGGTCAGTTATCTTAAACAATGGTGCTCAATTCCAGTATGGGGAAATTTTACAAGGCTCTACTTCTAAAGAAGCTGACTATGCTAAGTTAATGGGAGTTACAGCATCAGATTATGGTGAATTTATTCGAAACAGTTTACGGCAGGAAGAAGCCTACGCGGAAGACCTGATGGATTTTCAGGCACCAGGAGTTCCAGAAGACCGACTCGTCACATGGGTGGAAACACATGACACCTATGCCAATGATAATGGGGAATCAACTAATTTGACAGACCAAGACATCACTTTAGGTTGGAGTTTGATTGCCTCTCGAAAAGAGGGAGCACCTCTCTTTTATTCTCGTCCGGTAGGGGGTGGTGGTCAAAATGATCGTTTCCCAGGCCAATCTGAAATTGGAGATGCAGGCAGTGACCTATTTAAAAATAAAAGCATTGTGGCCATCAATCATTTTAGGAATACGATGAATGGGCGTGAAGAATACCTTCATAATATTGGTGACGATCAAGGGCTTGTAATGATAGAGAGAGGTGGTAAAGGAGCTATTATTACCAATTTAGCAAGTGAGAATAAAACCTTTTCAACGTCAACAAAATTGGCTGACGGTAGTTACAAAGATGCAGTAAGCGGAAAAATTTACAAGGTATCAGGAAAAACTCTCAAAGGCAAGCTGCCTAAAAAATCAGTCTTGGTGTTGCTTCCGGTATAA